A stretch of the Acidimicrobiia bacterium genome encodes the following:
- a CDS encoding DNA-3-methyladenine glycosylase, whose translation MGREAKRLSAIKRTTSQRRAFYKSRLPRSFYARGHTSVAIDLLGKILWCDSADGFVAVRIVETEAYGGADDPGSHGFKGMTPRNGTMFGPPGHAYVYFTYGMHFCLNVVTGREGECSAVLLRAAEPLEGIDIIMRRRRTDDFFNLASGPGKLAQALGIDRTSDGADLCSSTLGISDDGFTPEAIYRSYRVGLRRDGGHQWRYCIDKNRFVSRPWPWQQTQQSRVDCSRAQ comes from the coding sequence ATGGGCCGAGAAGCGAAGAGGCTGAGCGCGATAAAAAGGACCACCAGCCAGAGACGGGCATTTTACAAGAGCCGCCTCCCGAGGTCGTTTTACGCCCGTGGGCACACCTCAGTAGCAATCGATCTTTTGGGAAAGATTTTATGGTGTGACTCCGCTGATGGGTTCGTTGCTGTGAGAATCGTGGAAACCGAGGCGTATGGTGGCGCTGACGATCCGGGCTCGCATGGATTCAAAGGCATGACCCCTCGGAACGGAACAATGTTTGGACCGCCCGGACACGCCTATGTCTACTTCACCTACGGCATGCACTTCTGCTTGAATGTGGTCACCGGGAGAGAAGGCGAGTGCTCGGCCGTACTTCTGCGGGCTGCAGAGCCACTCGAAGGTATCGACATAATTATGAGACGCCGACGGACGGACGACTTCTTCAACCTTGCCTCTGGTCCGGGAAAGCTCGCCCAGGCCCTGGGCATCGACAGAACGTCAGACGGAGCGGACTTGTGTAGCTCGACTCTTGGGATCTCCGACGATGGTTTTACCCCAGAAGCAATCTATCGATCCTATAGGGTCGGGCTTCGGCGGGACGGCGGGCACCAATGGCGGTACTGCATTGACAAAAACCGATTTGTCTCTAGGCCATGGCCATGGCAGCAGACGCAACAGAGCAGGGTCGACTGCAGCAGAGCCCAATAA
- the argH gene encoding argininosuccinate lyase translates to MSEVPEAETARWMVWGERFSLPPDRTLLEYSSSIATDKRLWKYDIECSRAHIQAQVASGVLSANDAERLKNGLSAVEAELATGRFRLSESDEDIHVAIERRLGELTGEVAGRLHAGRSRNDQVVTDFRLWVKDACKEAAFAIVELARALESKAVTAGDALVCEYTHLQRAQPIPLAHHLLAHVWPLLRDCERLRAAFRSADTSPLGAAAGAGSSLISDTSVAARELGFGSVFENSVDAVSDRDFAADFLYALAIAHVHMSRLAEELVIWSSEEFGFVELSDSWATGSSIMPQKKNPDVAELARGRTSASIACLLQLLVVTKGLPLAYNRDLQEDKEAAFKSFDTVVGTAKALAGAVSSARFDTDRMRDSVEGSFALATEIVEELVRRGVPFREAHRQIARLVRHLVSERRRLSEVGPNDLEVAGVSVLSAQEVASLRPAEAVSKRRGKGMAGFEPLKVQFEEAEKRLAEIEKWAEKRRG, encoded by the coding sequence ATGAGTGAGGTCCCCGAAGCAGAAACAGCGCGTTGGATGGTCTGGGGCGAGCGATTCAGTCTTCCACCAGATCGGACACTCCTCGAGTACTCCTCGTCCATCGCCACGGACAAAAGGCTTTGGAAGTACGACATCGAGTGCTCTAGAGCTCATATTCAAGCTCAGGTGGCCTCCGGAGTACTCTCCGCTAACGACGCCGAAAGACTGAAAAATGGGCTTTCTGCTGTGGAGGCAGAGCTTGCCACGGGCCGATTTCGACTTTCCGAGTCTGACGAAGATATACACGTCGCTATTGAGCGAAGGCTGGGCGAGCTTACGGGGGAGGTGGCAGGGCGTCTTCATGCGGGGCGAAGCCGCAACGATCAAGTAGTGACTGATTTCAGGCTATGGGTCAAGGACGCGTGTAAGGAAGCTGCCTTCGCCATTGTCGAACTAGCGAGAGCTCTTGAGAGCAAAGCAGTTACGGCCGGAGATGCTCTAGTCTGCGAGTACACCCACCTTCAAAGGGCGCAGCCGATACCGCTCGCCCACCATCTTTTAGCTCATGTCTGGCCGCTACTGCGTGACTGCGAGCGCCTCAGGGCAGCTTTCCGAAGCGCGGACACTAGCCCGCTCGGAGCTGCAGCGGGAGCAGGAAGCTCACTGATATCAGATACATCTGTGGCAGCCAGAGAGTTGGGTTTTGGATCCGTTTTTGAAAATAGCGTAGATGCCGTCTCCGACAGAGATTTTGCTGCGGACTTCTTGTACGCGTTGGCCATAGCGCACGTGCATATGAGTCGCCTCGCCGAGGAGCTGGTCATATGGTCATCAGAGGAATTTGGCTTTGTCGAGTTATCAGATTCCTGGGCGACCGGATCGTCTATCATGCCGCAGAAGAAGAACCCCGATGTGGCTGAGCTTGCTAGGGGCCGCACGTCTGCATCGATTGCTTGTCTGTTGCAACTTCTGGTCGTAACAAAAGGGCTCCCTCTTGCCTACAACCGGGATCTCCAAGAAGACAAGGAAGCGGCTTTCAAGTCCTTCGACACAGTGGTTGGAACAGCGAAGGCTCTAGCAGGAGCCGTTTCTAGTGCTCGCTTTGACACAGACCGAATGAGAGATAGCGTAGAGGGTTCGTTTGCTCTGGCTACAGAAATCGTGGAAGAGCTGGTACGTAGAGGGGTTCCTTTCAGAGAGGCGCATCGCCAGATCGCGCGACTCGTACGGCATCTCGTCTCCGAAAGGCGCCGACTGAGCGAAGTTGGCCCCAATGACTTGGAGGTTGCTGGCGTTAGCGTATTGTCGGCGCAAGAGGTGGCTTCACTTCGCCCAGCCGAGGCTGTCTCCAAACGACGGGGAAAAGGAATGGCAGGTTTCGAGCCTCTTAAAGTGCAGTTTGAAGAAGCGGAAAAGCGCCTAGCGGAAATCGAGAAATGGGCCGAGAAGCGAAGAGGCTGA